Sequence from the Egibacter rhizosphaerae genome:
GAGCACCTCGTAGGTCTCCTCGTGGAACCAATCGTCGTCGCGGAACTCGACCGCGTAGCGGTGCCCCGTCGGCAGGGCCGTCAGGAACTGGTCCAGACGCTCTGCGTTGCGCCGCCACCTGCCCGGCAGCTGCCACAGGATCGCCGCGGTGCGGTCGAGTACCGGGCCGAGCGGCTCGAAGAACCGCTCGAGGGCCTCGGTCGGCTCGTTGAGCTTCTTCTGGTGGGTGATGAACCGGCTGCCCTTGAGGACGAACTCGAACTCATTCGGTGCGGCGTCCCGCCATTCGGCCACGGTCGACTCGCGTGCGAGGCGGTAGAACGTCGAGTTGACCTCGACGGTGGGGAACCGCGCGGCGTAGTGCGCGAGCCAGCGCCGTTTCGGCACGTCGTCGGGGTAGACGACGCCGCGCCAGTCGTCGTACTGCCAGCCGCTCGTGCCGACCCGGATCTCTCCCGACACGTTCACGCTCCTCGCGATCCTCGCCGGGGCACGGTACCCGGCTTGCCCGCTTCCTCCACCGGTGCCGCGTCGACCGCGGGAGGTCGAGCGGGCGCGTCGGCCAGGGGATCGACGGCACCGGGCCGGTGCGCACACACTGCCGTCAGGGTGGGACAGCCCACCCCCGACGGGAGGGGCCAGCGCGGATGGCCGAGCAGGCCACGGCAGCGGGCGACGAACTGGCGGCCGGGCGCGACGCCTTGGCTCGGGGCGCGTGGGAGCACGCGCGGACATCGTTCGAGTCGGTCCTCGAGCAGGGAGAGAACCCTGCCGCCCTCGAGGGGCTCAGCTGGGTGCATTGGTGGCAGGAGGACCTCGACGCCTGCCTCGCTGCGCGCGATCGCGCGTTCCGGGCGTACCGGGTGACGGGCGACCGGCGAGGCGCTGCGCGCATGGCCCTGTGGGCCGGCGACGATCACCTGTTCTTCCGGGGGGCGGGGGCCGTTGCCGACGGCTGGTTCGCTCGCGCCCGGAAGCTCCTCGACGACCTCCCCGAGTGCCCGGAACACGGGTGGCTGGCGGTGTTCGAGGCGCACGTCCGGCTTCGCGCGGCTGACCTCGAGGCGGCGCGGGGACTCGCCCGCGAGGCGCAGCGGATCGGTCGGGCGCAGGAGGCGGTCGACCTCGAGATGTTCGGCCTCGCCACCGAGGGCACGGTCCGCCTCGAGCAGGGAGCCGTGGATGACGGGCTCCGATGCCTCGACGAGGCGGCTGCCGCCGCGCTCGCCGGCGAGTACGAGCAGCTCGCTCCGGCGGCGTGGGCGTGCTGCCTGCTGCTGTCGGCGTGCGAGGAACTGCGCGACGTCGATCGCGGTGCGCAGTGGTCCCACGAGGTCATCGCACTCGGCCACCGCCTCGGCGGCGGCTTCGTGCTCGGCAACTGCCGTGCGCACCACGGCAGCATCCTCACTCGCTGCGGCCGGTGGGACGAGGCCGAGCGCGAGCTGACGGCCGCGCTGCGCAGCCTCCCCCGTGGCCCGGTGTCGTGGCAGCGCGACGCGGCGGCCCGGCTCGGCGAGCTGCGGCGCCGGCAGGGACGGTACGACGACGCGGCGCGCGCGTTCGAGCAGGCCGGTGAGCACCCGTTGGCACTGGTGGGGCTGGCCGAACTGCGCCTCGGGGACGGCGATGCCGCCGGCGCGGCCGGCCTCGCCGAGCGCGGGCTGCGCCAGACCCCGGCGCACAGTCCCCGCCGCGCGGACGCGCTGGAGGTCGCGATGCGCTGCCGTATTGCGCTGGGCGAGCTCGACACCGCCGCCGGCTACACCGAGCAGTTGCGTGCCATCGCCGAGGTCGTCGCGACCGGTCCCGTGCGAGCGAGCGCCCGCCTCGCCGAGGCGAGGTTGTTCGCTGCACGCGGGGAGTTCGCGGAGGCTGGCGAGCGGTACGCCGACGCCGTGGCGGCGTACGAGGGGGCCAGTGCACCCCTGGAGGCGGCACAGGCGAGGCTCGAGCTCGCGCGAGCGTTCTCGGCGGACTCGCAGGCAGGGCTCGCCGAGGTGGAGGCCCGCCGCGCCCACGCCGAGCTGTCCGGACTGGGCGCCCAGGCGGAGGCCGCTCGGGCCGCGGCGCTCGTCGAGGAGCTTGGCAGTGGTCCGGCGGGCGGCCGACCGGCGCCGCTCACGGCGCGGCAGGTCGAGGTCCTGCGGCTCGCGGCCGAGGGACTCACCGAGCAGGAGATCGCGGCACGGCTCGTCCTGAGCGAGCACACCGTCCACCGCCACCTCGCGAA
This genomic interval carries:
- a CDS encoding DUF72 domain-containing protein, translated to MSGEIRVGTSGWQYDDWRGVVYPDDVPKRRWLAHYAARFPTVEVNSTFYRLARESTVAEWRDAAPNEFEFVLKGSRFITHQKKLNEPTEALERFFEPLGPVLDRTAAILWQLPGRWRRNAERLDQFLTALPTGHRYAVEFRDDDWFHEETYEVLDRHGVANVWLSSSLTGSHELVATGDHVYVRFHGLDPEEPYRYDYSREELEPWAERLRDVADQGTPAWAFFNNDHQGHAPRNAETLIDLLGEAARASPDES
- a CDS encoding LuxR family transcriptional regulator, which translates into the protein MAEQATAAGDELAAGRDALARGAWEHARTSFESVLEQGENPAALEGLSWVHWWQEDLDACLAARDRAFRAYRVTGDRRGAARMALWAGDDHLFFRGAGAVADGWFARARKLLDDLPECPEHGWLAVFEAHVRLRAADLEAARGLAREAQRIGRAQEAVDLEMFGLATEGTVRLEQGAVDDGLRCLDEAAAAALAGEYEQLAPAAWACCLLLSACEELRDVDRGAQWSHEVIALGHRLGGGFVLGNCRAHHGSILTRCGRWDEAERELTAALRSLPRGPVSWQRDAAARLGELRRRQGRYDDAARAFEQAGEHPLALVGLAELRLGDGDAAGAAGLAERGLRQTPAHSPRRADALEVAMRCRIALGELDTAAGYTEQLRAIAEVVATGPVRASARLAEARLFAARGEFAEAGERYADAVAAYEGASAPLEAAQARLELARAFSADSQAGLAEVEARRAHAELSGLGAQAEAARAAALVEELGSGPAGGRPAPLTARQVEVLRLAAEGLTEQEIAARLVLSEHTVHRHLANIYTRLGCSSRAAAVARAGRLGVL